In a single window of the Megalobrama amblycephala isolate DHTTF-2021 linkage group LG3, ASM1881202v1, whole genome shotgun sequence genome:
- the LOC125264382 gene encoding coiled-coil domain-containing protein 106-like, with protein sequence MPRKKGFSLKRNCPQRSEPDAMDLLNEDQADVAQHIDEEHHGKDGDNDLSVVAVATPEPGQDNETSSLAEKDKLMFMAQAIKALEEERDFLRQMVLKLSNRGAKKQVKKILDTSTECSTSDTDEESLISSSSSESPDSDIPRKKKRGHKKKTKSASRSKSAKHSSRATTPDDVLKRYNKVFRAFNKEGSISKACTKVGVDRNTLALTAVVAEIQLVDPEFYRNIPKFRAKEEKLFDFAKRCLQSLTADIRSAIENAKKERKLLPITYKLR encoded by the exons accAAGCTGATGTGGCCCAGCATATAGATGAAGAACACCATGGAAAAGATGGCGACAATGACCTTTCTGTTGTTGCAGTGGCAACTCCAGAACCAG gacAAGATAATGAGACTTCCTCCTTGGCAGAAAAAGACAAGCTGATGTTCATGGCCCAGGCAATAAAGGCACTTGAAGAAGAACGAGATTTTCTCCGTCAGATGGTCCTAAAACTCTCAA ACAGAGGTGCAAAAAAGCAAGTAAAGAAAATCTTGGATACGAGCACTGAATGCAGCACCAGTGACACTGATGAGGAGTCCCTGATTTCTTCCTCCTCTTCAGAGTCACCTGATAGTGACATTCCTCGGAAGAAGAAAAGAGGACATAAAAAGAAGACAAAGAGTGCTAGCAGGTCAAAATCTGCCAAACACAGCTCACGTG CAACAACCCCAGACGATGTACTGAAGCGGTACAATAAAGTTTTTCGTGCCTTCAACAAAGAAGGGAGCATCAGTAAGGCATGCACCAAAGTTGGGGTTGACCGAAATACACTCGCATTAACAGCTGTTGTGGCTGAAATACAGCTTGTTGATCCAGAGTTTTACCGAAACATCCCGAAGTTCAGAGCTAAGGAGGAGAAACTCTTCGACTTTGCAAAGCGGTGCCTTCAGTCACTGACAGCAGACATCAGATCTGCCATAGAAAATGCCAAAAAAGAGCGTAAACTACTACCAATAACATATAAGTTGAGATAG